GTCTGCGAGGAGACCGGCGTCCAGGTCGCCATCCACACCGACACCCTCAACGAGGCCGGCTTCGTCGCCGACACCCTCGCGGCCATTGCCGGGCGGACCATCCACTCGTACCACACCGAGGGCGCCGGAGGCGGGCACGCGCCGGACATCATCACCGTGGTCTCCGAGCCGAACGTGCTGCCCAGCTCCACCAACCCGACCCGGCCGCACACGGTCAACACCGTCGAGGAACACCTCGACATGCTGATGGTCTGCCACCACCTCAACCCCGCCGTCCCCGAGGACCTCGCCTTCGCCGAATCCCGGATCCGGCCCTCCACCATCGCCGCCGAGGACGTCCTGCACGACCTCGGGGCCATCTCCATCATCTCCTCCGACTCCCAGGCCATGGGGCGGGTCGGCGAGGTCGTGCTGCGGACCTGGCAGACCGCCCACGTGATGAAGAAGCGGCGCGGCTTCCTCCCCGGCGACGGACCCGCCGACAACCACCGCGCCCGCCGCTACGTCGCCAAGTACACGATCAACCCCGCCGTGGCCCAGGGACTCGCCCGCGAGATCGGCTCGGTCGAAACCGGCAAACTCGCCGACCTCGTGCTGTGGAACCCTGCCTTCTTCGGGGTCAAACCCGAACTGGTCATCAAGGGCGGCCAGATCGCCTACGCGCAGATGGGCGACGCCAACGCCTCCATCCCCACCCCGCAGCCCGTCCTGCCCCGCCCGATGTTCGGCAGCCACGGACGCGCCCCCGCCCTGAACTCGCTCAACTTCACCGCCCAGGCAGCCCTCGACGACGGGCTGCCCGAACGGCTCGGCCTCGGCAAGCAGTTCACGGCCATCGAGAGCACCCGCAAGGTCGGCAAGGCGGACATGCGCAACAACGACGCCATGCCGAGGGTCGAGGTCGACGCCGACACCTTCACCGTCACCATCGACGGCGAGGCCATCGAACCGGCGCCCGCCGCCGAACTGCCCATGGCACAGAGATACTTCCTGTTTTGAAAGGGCCTCTCCCGATGGGCGATCCCCGATGAGCCTCGCCGCCCTGCTCGTCCTCGCCGACGGCCGCTTCCCCGCCGGGGGCCACGCCCACTCCGGCGGGGCCGAGGCCGCCTGCAAAGCGGGCCGGATCCACGACGCCGCCACCCTGGAGGACTTCTGCCGGGGCCGGCTGCACACCTCCGGGCTCACCGCCGCCGCCCTCGCGGCGGCGGCCGCCCTCGGGCTCGACCCGGCGGAGCTCGACGACGCCGCCGACGCCCGCACCCCCTCGCCCGCGCTGCGCACCGCGGCCCGGCGGCTCGGCAGACAGCTGCTGCGCGCCGCCCGTGCCACCTGGCCCGCGCCCGAACTGGACGCGCTGGCCGCCGCCTTCCCGCGCGGCGCCCACCAGCCCGTCGTGCTCGGCGTCACCGCCCGGGCGGCCGGGCTCGGGCCGCTGGACGCCGCGCACGTGGCGGCGTACGAGAGCGTCGGCGGTCCCGCCACCGCGACCGTACGGCTGCTCGGACTGGACCCCTTCGAGGCGAGCGGGGTGCTGGCCCGGCTCGCTCCCGAGCTCGACGCCGTCTCCGCCGAGGCGGCCGGGGCCGCGCTGCTGGCCCGTACCGACGGCCTCGACGCGCTGCCCGCGGCTTCCTCGCCGCTGCTGGACATCTCGGCACAGGCCCATGCCGACTGGCCGGTACGCCTCTTCGCATCCTGACCCCCAAGGAGACACCCCCATGCACCTCGACCACGCCGTGACCTACCCCCACCGGCACACCCACAGCGCCGAACCGCTGGGCCCCGACGGCACCCGGCGAGCCCTGCGCATCGGCCTCGGCGGACCCGTCGGCTCCGGGAAGACCGCCACCGTCGCCGCACTGTGCCGAGCCCTGCGCGGTGAGCTCTCCATGGCCGTCGTCACCAACGACATCTACACCCGGGAGGACGCCGAGTTCCTGCTCCGCGAGGCCGTCCTGCCGCCCGAGCGGATCACCGCGGTCGAGACCGGGGCCTGCCCGCACACCGCCATCCGCGACGACATCTCCGCCAACCTGGAAGCCGTCGAGGAACTGGAGGAGACCTTCCGCGAGAGCGGCCGGCTCGACCTGATCCTCGTCGAGTCCGGCGGGGACAACCTCACCGCCACCTTCTCCCGGGGACTGGTCGACGCCCAGGTCTTCGTCATCGACGTGGCCGGCGGCGACGACATCCCGCGCAAGGGCGGCCCCGGTGTCACCACCGCCGACCTCCTCGTCGTCAACAAGACCGACCTCGCCCCCCACGTCGGCTCCGACCTCGACCGGATGGCCCGCGACGCCGCCGAGCAGCGCGGTGACCTGCCCGTCGCCTTCCAGTCGCTGCGCGGCCCCGAAGGGGTGGCGCCGGTGGCCGACTGGGTCCGCGAGCGGATCGCCGCCTGGGTCGTACGGTGACCAGCGCGCCGCCCGTCTCCCCGCTCCCCGTCTCCCCGCTCCCCGTCTCCCCGCTCCCCGTCTCCCCGCTCCCCGTCTCCCCGCCCGCGGCGGGGGTGCGGGCCACCGCCCGCATCCGCGCGACCGCCGACGGGCGGGGCGGCACCGCCCTGCCGCTGCTCGCCGGGGAAGGGCCGCTCGCGCTGCGCCGCACCCGGGGCGTCGGCGCCGAGGCCGGCGTGATGCTGGTCGGCGCGATGAGCGCCCCCCTCGGCGGGGACCACCTCACCGTCGAGGCCGCCGTCGGGCCCGGGGCGCACCTCGCGCTGGGCTCGGCGGCGGCCACCCTGGCGCTGCCCGGCCGGGGCGGCGAACCCGCGCGGTACGACGTACGCCTGACCCTGGAGGAGGGGGCCTCGGTGCGCTGGCAGCCGGAGCCGCTGGTCTCCGTACGCGGCAGCGAGCTGCGGGTGCGCACCACGGTCCGGCTGGACCCCACCGCCCGGCTGCTGTTGCGCGAGGAGCAGGTGCTCGGTCGCTGGGGCGAAGCACCGGGCCTGCTGCGCAGCCGCCTCACCGTCACCCGGGGCGGGCAGCCGCTGCTGGACCAGGACCTCGCCTGCGGACCGGGCGCGCCCGGTGGCTGGGACGGCCCGGCGGGCCTCGCCGGGCACCGGGCCGTCGGGCAACTCCTCGTAGTCGACCCAGAGTTCACCGAGCGGCCGGCCGCGGCCGGGATGCTGGGGGAGTTCGCGACGGTGACTCCGCTGGCCGGTCCGGCCGTTCTCGTCACGGCGCTTGCTCCGGACGCGCTGGCCCTGCGCGCACTCCTCGACGCGGCCCGCGAGGCCTATGCCTGGTGACCGCGAGGCGAACACGGGCGAAGCAGGCACCGCTCAGCGGTACACGCCTCGCCGGTTATCGGGTTGGCAAAGAAGTTGATCCCGCTCTGTCGTCAACTCCCGGTAAGGCGCAAGGATCCCCCTGCACGCCGACGGCCGAATCCGGTCGTCCATGCCGTATCTGACGCAGGGGGATCAACCACGTGATACGCAACGCGGCGCTGGGGAGCGCCGCCACACTGATCACCGGCACGCTGGCGGCGGGCCTGCTGCTCGCCCCGCCGGCCGCGGCGGCCACGGCCGGCCGCGACAACGGGCTCCCGGAGGCGCTGGGCGTCCAGCTCGCCGCCGCCCGCGCCGCCCGTACCGGGATCGACTGGAAGGACTGTCCCGCCGACTGGGGCTTCGCGGCCCCGATCCAGTGCGGCTGGGTCAAGGTCCCGCTCGACTACGCCAAGCCCTTCGGCAAGACCATCGACATCGCGGTCGACCGCGCGGTGAGCACCGGTACGAAGGAGGAGCGCCAGGGCGCGCTCATCTACAACCCGGGCGGTCCCGGCGGTTCGGGCATGCGCTTCCCGCGCCGGTCCACGACCAAGAGCCCGCTGTGGGTCAACACCGCCAAGGCGTACGACTTCGTCGGCTTCGACCCGCGCGGTGTCGGACACTCGGCGCCGATCTCCTGCATTGACCCGCAGGAGTTCGTGAAGGCCCCCAAGGCCGACCCGGTCCCGGACACCGCGGCCGACAAGAGCGCCCAGCGCAAGCTCGCCGCGGAGTACGCGGACGGCTGCAAGGAGCGCAGCGGCGAGATGCTGCCGCACATGACCACGCCGAACACCGCGCGCGACCTGGACGTCATCCGGGCCGCCCTCGGCGAGAAGAAGCTGAACTTCCTCGGCGTCTCCTACGGCACCTACCTCGGCGGGGTCTACGCGACCCTGTTCCCGAACCACGTGCGCCGCATGATCGTCGACAGCGTGGTCGATCCCTCGACGGACAACATCTGGTACGAGGCCAACCTCGGCCAGGACGTCGCCTTCCAGATGCGCTGGAACGACTGGCAGGACTGGGTCGCCAAGAACGACGCGGTCTTCCACCTCGGCGACACGCGCGCCAAGGTCGAGGCCAAGTGGCAGGAGCTGCGCGCCAAGGCGAAGGCCAACCCGCTCGGCGGGATCGTAGGCCCGGCCGAGCTCATCGGGTTCTTCCAGGGGGCCCCGTACTACGACTCCTCCTGGGTGCCCGTCGCCCAGACCTTCGCGGCCTGGGCCGCCGGTGACGAGCAGGCGCTCATCGATGCCATCGCCCCGGACATGACGGACATCGCGGGCAACGCGGCCTCGGAGAACGGCAACGCCGTCTACACCGCCGTCGAGTGCGCCGATGCCAAGTGGCCGACCAGCTGGACCAAGTGGGACCGGGACAACACCAAGCTCCACGAGAAGTACCCGTTCCTGACCTGGTCCAACGCGTGGATGAACCTGCCCTGCGCGACCTGGAAGTCCAAGCAGCACAACGCGATCGAGGTCGGCGCGAACGCCAAGCGCGGTCTGCCGCCGGTGCTGATCGTCCAGGCCGAGCGTGACGCGGCCACCCCCTACAAGGGCGCGGTCGAGCTGCACCGCCGCCTCGGCGGATCGCGTCTGATCACCGAGCAGAACGCCGGCTCGCACGGTGTCACCAGCCTGGTGAACCCCTGCATCAACACGCGGGTCGACGCCTACCTGCTGACCGGCAAGGTCGACGTCCAGGACGTGACGTGCGCCCCGCACGCCGGCCCGGTCGCCCCGGCCGCCGCTGCCGCTCGGTCGCTGACGGCCGATGTGGCGCAGGAGAACTCGGTGTTCCCGGCGCAGGAGGAGCTCCCGGCGGTCCGATAGGGCCCCGGAGAGTGAAGCGGGAGAAGGCTCAGCGCCCCAGGCGCCGGGCCTTCTTCCGCGCTTCCTCCTCCTCGGCCTTGACCTCGGCCGCGTACCGGTCGACGTACTCCTGGCCGGACAGTTCGAGGATGGCGTACATGATCTCGTCCGTGACGGCCCGCAGTACGGCCCGCTCGCCCTCCAGCCCCGCGTACCGGGAGAAGTCCAGCGGCCGGCCGAAGCGGATGGTCACCCGCCGGATGTTCGGGATCTTCTGCCCGGGCGGCTGGATCTCGAACGTGCCCACCATCGCGCACGGCACGACCGGCACCCCCGCGCGCAGCGCCATCGCGGCCACGCCCACCTTGCCCTTGTAGAGCCGCCCGTCGTGCGAGCGGGTGCCCTCCGGGTAGATGCCCAGCAGCTCGTCCTTGGCCAGCACCCCGAGCCCCTCGCGCAGGGCGGCCTGCCCTGCGTCCTTGCCGGAGCGGTCCACCGGGATCTGCCCGGCACTGCGGAAGAACGCGGCGGTCAGCCGACCCTTGACCCCGGGGCCGGTGAAGTACTCGGCCTTCGCGAGGAAGGTGATCCGCCGCTTGAGGATCGCGGGCATCAGGAAGTGGTCGGAGAACGACAGGTGGTTGCCCGCGACGATCGCGGCGCCCTCCGTCGGGATGTTCTCCAAGCCCTCGATCCGGGGCCTGAAGAGCAGTCTCAGCAGTGGGCCGAGCAAAACGTGCTTGAGCAAGTGGTAGAACACCAGGCCGCTCCCGTCGATGTCCCGTTGTCACGGTCATCGTACGGACAGTCAGTGCCGCGGCGGCAGCCGGTGGACACCTTGATCGCACACTGTCTTGATCGAACCGGTCCCCGTCAGGCGCCGCGTGAAGCCGCCATGCCGGCGGTCAGCAGCCCCAGTACCACCCAGCCGAACCACAGCCAGCCATTGCTGCCGAGGGCCACGGAGTACGTGGCGACGGCCACCAGGGCGGCGAAGGTCAGCACAGCCATCGCCTTCACGGATCCGGTCATGCCCCATGGTGGCGCGCGAAGGTGGTTCCGCGCTACTGGCCACGCGCGCGGAGCGAGGCGAGATACGAGTTGTACGCGGCCAGCTCCTGATCGCCGTCCCGGTCGGCGGCCCGGTCCGAGCGCTTCGCCGCCCGCTGCTCCGAGTGGTACCACTGGTACATCAGCGCGATCAGCACCAGCACCGAGGGGATCTCGCTGAAGGCCCAGGCGATGCCGCCGCCCCACTGCTGGTCGAGCAGCGGGTCGATCCCGAGGGAGGCCGGCGGGTTCGCGTACGTCTTGATCATCGGCTCGCTCGCCATCATCAGGGCGATGCCGAAGAAGGCGTGGAAGGGCATGCCCGCGAACAGCTCCAGCATCCGCATCACATAGCCGGGGCGCTTCGGTCCGGGGTCGACGCCCATGATCGGCCAGAAGAAGACGATGCCCACCGCGAGGAAGTGGACCATCATCGTGATGTGCCCGGCCCGGCTCCCCATCAGGAAGTCGAAGAGCGGCGTGAAGTACAGGGCGTAGAGGCTCGCGATGAACATCGGGATCGTGAAGGCCGGGTGCGTGATGATCCGCATGTACCGGCTGTGCAGCAGCATCAGCAGTAGCTCGCGCGGGCCCTTGTGACCGCGCGCGGCCGGCGGCAGGGCGCGCAGGGCGAGGGTCATCGGAGCGCCCAGCAGCAGCAGGATCGGGGTGATCATGCTGATCACCATGTGCTGGACCATGTGCACGCTGAACATGACCATGCCGTAGTCGTTCAGCTTGGTGCACATCACCAGGATCACGGTCAGCACGCCGATGGTGAAGGCGATCGTCCGGCCCACCGGCCAGGAGTCCCCGCGCCGGTGCAGCCGCAGCACGCCCCAGCCGTACAGGGCGAGCCCGATCAGCGAGCCGAACAGGAAGAAGGAGTCGAAGGAGAACTCCAGCCCACGTCCGAGAGTGAAGGGCGGCAGGTCCATGTTCATGTCCATGCCGTGCCCGCTGTGATCCATTTGTTCACTCCCTTGACCGTGGTGCCCCACCACAGTAGTGCCGCCCCCGGGCGCTGCTGCGCGCGGGGGCGGCACTAGGGCAAAAGGGGCGCCCGAAGGGGTGTCACAGAACCGTCTGCGCCTCTTCGTAGCGCTGCGCCGGAACCGTCTTGAGGGTCGAGGTCGCCTCCGCGAGCGGCACCATCACGATGTCCGTGCCGCGCAGCGCGGTCAGCATGCCGAACTCGCCCCGGTGCGCGGCCTCCACGGCGTGCCAGCCGAAGCGGGTGGCCAGCACCCGGTCGTACGCGGTGGGCGTACCGCCGCGCTGGACGTGGCCCAGGATCACCGGCCGGGCCTCCTTGCCCAGGCGGTTCTCCAGCTCCACGGCGAGCCGGTTGCCGATGCCGGCGAACCGCTCGTGACCGTACATGTCGGTGCCGCCCTGCTCGAACTCCATCGAGCCGGGCCGCGGCTTGGCGCCCTCGGCGACCACGACGATCGCGAACCGCTTGCCCGCGGAGAAGCGCTCGCCGACGATCGCCGTCAGCTCGTCGATGTCGAAGGGACGCTCCGGCACGACGATCGCGTGCGCGCCCGCGGCCACGCCCGAGTGCAGCGCGATCCAGCCGGTGTGGCGGCCCATGACCTCGACGACCATCACGCGCTGGTGGGACTCGGCGGTGGTCTTCAGCCGGTCCAGCGCCTCGGTGGCGACCCCGACCGCCGTGTCGAAGCCGAAGGTGACGTCGGTGGACGCGATGTCGTTGTCGATGGTCTTCGGGACGCCCACGATCGGCAGACCGGCCTGGGAAAGGAGGTTCGCCGCCTTGAGGGTGCCCTCGCCGCCGATCGGGATGATCGCGTCGAGACCCAGGTCCGCGACGTGTCCGCGGGCGCGCTCCACGCCGTCGCGCAGGTGCGCGGGCTGGACCCGGGAGGAGCCGAGGATGGTGCCGCCGCGGGCCAGGATGCCGGCCACGGCGTCGAGGTCGAGCTTGCGGTAGTCCGCCTCCAGGAGGCCCTTCCAGCCGTCCAGGAAGCCGATCACCTCGTCGCCGTGGTCCACTACGGCGCGGTGCACGACGGAACGGATGACGGCGTTGAGGCCGGGGCAGTCGCCACCGGAAGTGAGCACACCTATGCGCATGGCAGGAAAGACCTTTGCAACGTGGGCCGGCGACCGGACCACGTCGTCCGGTTGGAACTACCGTCACCCTACAAGCGGAAGCCGGGTGGACTGAACCATCCTCCACATGCTGGTCCCACAGGTCGTACGAACGCACGTCGGCCCGGTTCCCACCAGGGGAAACCGGGCCGAACAGCTGGTGCGGGGCGGCTCTACGCGAGCTGCGTCGCCGCGGCGATGCGCTCCGCGCGCAGCGCCTCGTACCACCGGTCCTCTATGGGCGGCAGCGCGTTCACGTCGAGCGCCAGCTTGAGCAGCAGGTCCGCGACCTGCGGGTTGCGGGCCATCACGGGGCCGTGCATGTACGTGCCGAACACCGTGTCGTTGTACGCGCCTTCGGTGCCGTCGCCGGTTCCGTTGCCGCGGCCCATCGTGACCCGGGCGAACGGCTTCGCCGTCGGGCCGAGGTGGGTGACGCCCTGGTGGTTCTCGAAGCCCGTCAGTTGCGGCAGGCCCAGCCTCGGGTCGATGTCCGCGAGGACGTCGCCGACGCACCGCTCGCCCTCGCCGCGCACGGTGACGACGTCCAGCAGGCCCAGCCCCTCCTGGCGCTGGCCCATGTCGTTGACGAACTCCTGGCCGAGGATCTGGTAGCCGGCGCAGACGGAGAAGACGATCGCCCCGTTCGAGACGGCCCGCTCCAGACCGCCGTCGCGCAGCAGGCGCTCCGCGGCCAGGCGCTGCGGCCGGTCCTCGCCGCCGCCGATCAGGTAGATGTCACCCGAGGTGGGGATGGGCTGGTCGCTGCGCACGTCCACGCGCTGCACGTCCAGGCCGCGCTGACGCGCCCGGCGCTCCACCACCAGGGCGTTGCCCTGGTCTCCGTACGTGCTCAGCAGGTCGGGGTAGACCCACACCAGACGCAGGCTGTTGTCGCTCATGCTCTCTGTCCTTGAGGGTGCTAGTTGCCGACGCGGCGGCGGACGTCCTGGAAGGCGGTGTAGTTCGCGATCAGCTCGATCTGTCCGGGCGGCGCGAGCTGCACGGCCTCGTCGAGGGTCTCGCACACCCGGAAGTCCAGACCCGCGACCTCCAGGCGGACCGCCAGGTCCAGCTTGCGGTCGCCGATCACGAAGATCGGGTGGCCGGCGAGGCGCGGGTAGTCCACGTCCCACAGCCAGGAGGTGTCCGTGCCGTCGGCGCCGCGAGCGTTCACCGAGAGGATCACCGGCGTGGGCGGGGGATCGATCAGGGAAAACGTTTCGAGCCAGCCCGCCGGGTTCTTCGCGAGCAGCAGTCGCAGCTCACGGCCCTGGAAGTTCACCACGTCGTAGCGGCCGGCGACGGCCTGCACCTGGTACATCCGCTCCAGCGCGACCTGCGGCGGGACGCCGAAGACGGCGGCGACGGCGGCCGAGGTGGCGGCGTTCGCCTTGTTGGCGCGGCCGGGCAGCTGGAGGTGGATCGGCCAGGCCGAGCCGTGCGGGTCCAGCACGTGGTCGCCCGAGAGCACCCAACTGGGGGTGGGGCGCCGGAAACCGCACTCGCCGCAGAACCAGTCGTCGCCGGGGCGCTGCATGACGCCACCGCAGGAGGGGCACGACCAGGCGTCGTCCTTCCACTCCTGGCCGGCCGCGACCCACACCACGTTCTGCGAGGAGGAGGCGGACCACACGATCAGCGGATCGTCGCAGTTCGCGACGATGGCCGCCTTGGAACCCGA
This genomic window from Streptomyces sp. NBC_01351 contains:
- a CDS encoding urease subunit alpha produces the protein MAEVSRQVYTDLFGPTQGDRIRLADTDLFVEIEQDLAGGPGRAGDEAVFGGGKVIRESMGQARTTRAEGAPDTVITGVVVLDHWGIVKADVGIRDGRICGIGKAGNPDTMDGVDPALVIGPETEIIAGNGKIVTAGAIDAHVHFISPTIVDEALASGITTLVGGGTGPAEGTKATTVTPGPWHLARMFAALEAYPVNIGLLGKGNTTSREAMHSQLRGGALGFKIHEDWGSTPAAIDACLGVCEETGVQVAIHTDTLNEAGFVADTLAAIAGRTIHSYHTEGAGGGHAPDIITVVSEPNVLPSSTNPTRPHTVNTVEEHLDMLMVCHHLNPAVPEDLAFAESRIRPSTIAAEDVLHDLGAISIISSDSQAMGRVGEVVLRTWQTAHVMKKRRGFLPGDGPADNHRARRYVAKYTINPAVAQGLAREIGSVETGKLADLVLWNPAFFGVKPELVIKGGQIAYAQMGDANASIPTPQPVLPRPMFGSHGRAPALNSLNFTAQAALDDGLPERLGLGKQFTAIESTRKVGKADMRNNDAMPRVEVDADTFTVTIDGEAIEPAPAAELPMAQRYFLF
- a CDS encoding cytochrome c oxidase assembly protein; this translates as MDHSGHGMDMNMDLPPFTLGRGLEFSFDSFFLFGSLIGLALYGWGVLRLHRRGDSWPVGRTIAFTIGVLTVILVMCTKLNDYGMVMFSVHMVQHMVISMITPILLLLGAPMTLALRALPPAARGHKGPRELLLMLLHSRYMRIITHPAFTIPMFIASLYALYFTPLFDFLMGSRAGHITMMVHFLAVGIVFFWPIMGVDPGPKRPGYVMRMLELFAGMPFHAFFGIALMMASEPMIKTYANPPASLGIDPLLDQQWGGGIAWAFSEIPSVLVLIALMYQWYHSEQRAAKRSDRAADRDGDQELAAYNSYLASLRARGQ
- a CDS encoding alpha/beta hydrolase, which encodes MIRNAALGSAATLITGTLAAGLLLAPPAAAATAGRDNGLPEALGVQLAAARAARTGIDWKDCPADWGFAAPIQCGWVKVPLDYAKPFGKTIDIAVDRAVSTGTKEERQGALIYNPGGPGGSGMRFPRRSTTKSPLWVNTAKAYDFVGFDPRGVGHSAPISCIDPQEFVKAPKADPVPDTAADKSAQRKLAAEYADGCKERSGEMLPHMTTPNTARDLDVIRAALGEKKLNFLGVSYGTYLGGVYATLFPNHVRRMIVDSVVDPSTDNIWYEANLGQDVAFQMRWNDWQDWVAKNDAVFHLGDTRAKVEAKWQELRAKAKANPLGGIVGPAELIGFFQGAPYYDSSWVPVAQTFAAWAAGDEQALIDAIAPDMTDIAGNAASENGNAVYTAVECADAKWPTSWTKWDRDNTKLHEKYPFLTWSNAWMNLPCATWKSKQHNAIEVGANAKRGLPPVLIVQAERDAATPYKGAVELHRRLGGSRLITEQNAGSHGVTSLVNPCINTRVDAYLLTGKVDVQDVTCAPHAGPVAPAAAAARSLTADVAQENSVFPAQEELPAVR
- a CDS encoding MurT ligase domain-containing protein — its product is MAGNTEPLSPRAKLAVTAGKAAAAVSRAAGRGSGSVIGGKVALKLDPDLLGALAQHLDVVLVSATNGKTTTTRLIAEALRASGPVVSNALGANMPAGITSALAGGSDAKYGVIEVDEKYLAGVARDVTPKVIALLNLSRDQLDRAAETRMLAEKWREGLSGSKAAIVANCDDPLIVWSASSSQNVVWVAAGQEWKDDAWSCPSCGGVMQRPGDDWFCGECGFRRPTPSWVLSGDHVLDPHGSAWPIHLQLPGRANKANAATSAAVAAVFGVPPQVALERMYQVQAVAGRYDVVNFQGRELRLLLAKNPAGWLETFSLIDPPPTPVILSVNARGADGTDTSWLWDVDYPRLAGHPIFVIGDRKLDLAVRLEVAGLDFRVCETLDEAVQLAPPGQIELIANYTAFQDVRRRVGN
- a CDS encoding type 1 glutamine amidotransferase; its protein translation is MSDNSLRLVWVYPDLLSTYGDQGNALVVERRARQRGLDVQRVDVRSDQPIPTSGDIYLIGGGEDRPQRLAAERLLRDGGLERAVSNGAIVFSVCAGYQILGQEFVNDMGQRQEGLGLLDVVTVRGEGERCVGDVLADIDPRLGLPQLTGFENHQGVTHLGPTAKPFARVTMGRGNGTGDGTEGAYNDTVFGTYMHGPVMARNPQVADLLLKLALDVNALPPIEDRWYEALRAERIAAATQLA
- a CDS encoding urease accessory protein UreF codes for the protein MSLAALLVLADGRFPAGGHAHSGGAEAACKAGRIHDAATLEDFCRGRLHTSGLTAAALAAAAALGLDPAELDDAADARTPSPALRTAARRLGRQLLRAARATWPAPELDALAAAFPRGAHQPVVLGVTARAAGLGPLDAAHVAAYESVGGPATATVRLLGLDPFEASGVLARLAPELDAVSAEAAGAALLARTDGLDALPAASSPLLDISAQAHADWPVRLFAS
- a CDS encoding urease accessory protein UreD — its product is MRATARIRATADGRGGTALPLLAGEGPLALRRTRGVGAEAGVMLVGAMSAPLGGDHLTVEAAVGPGAHLALGSAAATLALPGRGGEPARYDVRLTLEEGASVRWQPEPLVSVRGSELRVRTTVRLDPTARLLLREEQVLGRWGEAPGLLRSRLTVTRGGQPLLDQDLACGPGAPGGWDGPAGLAGHRAVGQLLVVDPEFTERPAAAGMLGEFATVTPLAGPAVLVTALAPDALALRALLDAAREAYAW
- a CDS encoding lysophospholipid acyltransferase family protein, which encodes MFYHLLKHVLLGPLLRLLFRPRIEGLENIPTEGAAIVAGNHLSFSDHFLMPAILKRRITFLAKAEYFTGPGVKGRLTAAFFRSAGQIPVDRSGKDAGQAALREGLGVLAKDELLGIYPEGTRSHDGRLYKGKVGVAAMALRAGVPVVPCAMVGTFEIQPPGQKIPNIRRVTIRFGRPLDFSRYAGLEGERAVLRAVTDEIMYAILELSGQEYVDRYAAEVKAEEEEARKKARRLGR
- the ureG gene encoding urease accessory protein UreG — its product is MHLDHAVTYPHRHTHSAEPLGPDGTRRALRIGLGGPVGSGKTATVAALCRALRGELSMAVVTNDIYTREDAEFLLREAVLPPERITAVETGACPHTAIRDDISANLEAVEELEETFRESGRLDLILVESGGDNLTATFSRGLVDAQVFVIDVAGGDDIPRKGGPGVTTADLLVVNKTDLAPHVGSDLDRMARDAAEQRGDLPVAFQSLRGPEGVAPVADWVRERIAAWVVR
- a CDS encoding 6-phosphofructokinase, whose product is MRIGVLTSGGDCPGLNAVIRSVVHRAVVDHGDEVIGFLDGWKGLLEADYRKLDLDAVAGILARGGTILGSSRVQPAHLRDGVERARGHVADLGLDAIIPIGGEGTLKAANLLSQAGLPIVGVPKTIDNDIASTDVTFGFDTAVGVATEALDRLKTTAESHQRVMVVEVMGRHTGWIALHSGVAAGAHAIVVPERPFDIDELTAIVGERFSAGKRFAIVVVAEGAKPRPGSMEFEQGGTDMYGHERFAGIGNRLAVELENRLGKEARPVILGHVQRGGTPTAYDRVLATRFGWHAVEAAHRGEFGMLTALRGTDIVMVPLAEATSTLKTVPAQRYEEAQTVL